Proteins co-encoded in one Gadus chalcogrammus isolate NIFS_2021 unplaced genomic scaffold, NIFS_Gcha_1.0 GACHA109, whole genome shotgun sequence genomic window:
- the LOC130378877 gene encoding NACHT, LRR and PYD domains-containing protein 3-like isoform X3 — protein sequence MDEKIEEGGPTSKTALSGEHGRRSKAKSPEKQERADSPGPSCVSMKSDHSMRQPVTFKDGNQSIEKRRVQQQRADSPGPSCVSMKSDWSMRHPVTFKDGNQSIEKRHQERSKVTSAQSVQQHQTELEMKQEELADTLGGGSAAVECQHKMKSHLKKKFRCVFEGIAKAGQQTDLNDFYTEIFITERGSGEVNKEHEVRLIETASRKPAKEETPIRCEDIFKPLPGHDQPIRTMMTTGVAGIGKTVLTHKFTLDWAEGKTNRDIHFTFLLTFRELNLLKGKEFSLVELLHHLFIETKEAGICRYEGFQVAFILDGLDECRLPLDFQNNPIWTDVTKSTSVDVLLTNLIRGNLLPSARIWITTRPAAANQIPAECVDMVTEVRGFTDQQKEDYFRKRFREEKLASTIISHVKKSRSLHIMCHIPVFCWITATVLENIFKKSQIEEMPKTVTQMYSHFLRVQSIQGDRKYHGRSETDPEWSSESREIIVSLGKLAFNQLESGNLIFYEEDLAECGIDIRAASVYSGVFTQIFKEECGLCQDKVFCFVHLSLQEFLAALYVFRSFINTGVNLLTEEQPTSGEGKINLFYQSAVDKALQSENGHLDLFLRFLLGLSLETNQIVLRGLLGQTGNRSLITQIKQYLLGQTGRGSQEENSVTKKKTVSYIKKKIGGDLSQERTINLFHCLNELNDRSLVEEIQQSLTSGSLSRESLSPAQWSALVFILLTSEEEMEVFDLKKYSASEEGLLKLLPVIKASKRSLLNGCHLSETCCEALASVLSSNSSSLKELDLSTNDLKDSGMKLLSAGLGSPHCTLETLRLTGCHLSERCCEALASVLSSNSSSLRELDLSTNDLQDSGVKLLSAGLGSPHCTLETLSLSGCLVTQEGCASLALALSSNPSHLRELDLSYNHPGDSGAALLSAGLEDPRWRLDTLSVEHGGVWRLKPALKKYACDLTLDPNTAHRLLPLSEDNRKVTRGGEDQSYPDHPDRFDSRSQVLGREALTGRCYWEVEWEGGVGIGVTYRGITRRGQGDDSGLGGNNKSWVLYCLDGRYSAWYNGTQIVLPLRAAGSTRVGVYLDRPAGSLSFYRVSPGGGGSSDTLTHLHTFWSSFTQEDLLPVVEVVGWGSSASLCRL from the exons atggatgagaagatagaggaggggggtcctacctctaagaccgctctgtctggggaacatggccgccggagcaaagctaagag cccagagaaacaggagagagcagactcccctggacccagctgtgtctccatgaagagtgaccactctatgaGACAGCCTGTtacctttaaagatggaaatcagtctattgagaagag aagagtccagcagcaaagagcagactcccctggacccagctgtgtctccatgaagagtgactggtctatgaGACATCCTGTtacctttaaagatggaaatcagtctattgagaagag acaccaggagaggtcaaaggtcaccagtgctcagtctgtacagcagcatcaaacagagctggagATGAAACAGGAGGAACTGGCTGACACACTGGGgggcg GATCTGCTGCTGTTGAATGTCAACACAAAATGAAGTCtcatttgaagaagaagttcaggtgtgtgtttgagggaatcgctaaagcaggacaGCAAACAGATCTGAACgacttctacacagagatcttcatcacagagagaggcagtggagaggtcaacaaggaacatgaggtcagactgattgaaacagcttccaggaaaccagccaaggaagaaacaccaatcagatgtgaggacatctttaaacccttacctggacacgATCAACCAATAAGAACAatgatgacaactggagtggccggcattggtaaaaccgttttaacacacaagttcactctggactgggctgaaggcaaaaCCAACCgggacatacacttcacatttctcctcactttcagagagctgaatttactgaaagggaaagagtttagcttggtggaacttcttcatcacctctttattgagaccaaagaagcaggaatctgcagatacGAAGGGTTCCAAGTTGCCTTCATCTTGGATggactggatgagtgtcgacttcctctggacttccagaacaacccgatctggactgatgtcacaaagtccacctcggtggacgtgctgctgaccaacctcatcaggggcaacctgcttccctccgctcgcatctggataaccacacgccctgcggcagccaatcagatccctgctgagtgtgttgacatggtgacagaggtgagggggttcaccgaccaacagaaggaggactacttcaggaagagattcagagaggagaagctggccagcacaatcatctcccacgtcaagaaatcacgaagcctccacatcatgtgtcacatcccagtattctgttggatcactgctacagttctggagAACATCTTCAAAAAATCCCAGATcgaagagatgcccaagaccgtgactcagatgtacagccacttcctgagggttcagtccatacagggggacaggaagtaccatgggagatctgaaacagatccagaatggagttcagagagcagggagatcattgtttctctgggaaaacttgcttttaaccagctggagagtgGCAACCTGATCTTTTACGAGGAAGACCTGGCAGAGTGTGgcatcgatatcagagcagcctcagtgtactcaggagtgttcacccagatctttaaagaggagtgtgggctgtgccaggacaaggtgttctgctttgtccatctgagcctccaggagtttctggctgccctttatgtcttcaGGTCCTTTATCAACACTGGGGTCAATCTGCTCACAGAAGAACAGCCAACCTCCGGTGAAGGTAAAATCAACCTcttctaccagagtgctgtggacaaggccttacagagtgagaacggacacctggacttgttcctccgcttcctcctgggcctctctctggagaccaatcagattgtcctacgaggtctgctgggacagacaGGGAATAGATCACTGATCACTCAGATTAAACAATATCTGCTGGGACAGACAGGAAGGGGCTCACAAGAAGAAAACAGTGTCACCAAGAAGAaaacagtgtcttacatcaagaaGAAGATAGGTGGAGATCTCTCTCAAGAGAGAACCATCAActtgttccactgtctgaatgagctgaacgaccgttctctagtggaggagatccaacagtcgctgacatcaggaagtctctccagagaatctctttcacctgctcagtggtcagctctggtcttcatcttactgacatcagaagaaGAGATGGaagtgtttgacctgaagaaatactcagcttcagaggagggtcttctgaaGCTGCTGCCAGtgatcaaagcctccaaaagatctct gctgaatggctgtcatctgtcagagacatgctgtgaagctctggcctcagttctcagctccaactcctctagtttgaaagagctggacctgagtaccaatgatctgaaggattcaggaatgaagctgctctctgctggactggggagtccacactgtacactggaaactctcag gctgactggctgtcatctgtcagagagatgctgtgaagctctggcctcagttctcagctccaactcctctagtctgagagagctggacctgagtaccaacgatctgcaggattcaggagtgaagctgctctctgctggactggggagtccacactgtacactggaaactctcag cttgtctggctgcctggtcacacaggaaggctgtgcttctctggccttggctctgagctccaacccctcccatctgagagagctggacctgagctacaatcacccaggagactctggagctgcgctgctctctgctggactggaggatccacgctggagactggacactctcag tgtggagcacggtggagtgtggaggctgaaaccagctctaaagaagt atgcctgtgacctcacactggaccccaacacggcccacagactcctccctctgtctgaggacaacaggaaggtgacgcggggtggagaggaccagtcgtatccggatcacccagacagatttgactcccggagccaggtgttgggtagagaggctctgactggccgctgttactgggaggtagagtgggaaggaggggttggtataggagtgacatacagaggaatcacaaggagaggacaggGTGATGACAGCGggcttggagggaacaacaagtcctgggttctttattgtcttgatggtcgttactctgcctggtacaACGGTACACAGATAGTCCTCCCTCTCCGcgccgctggctccaccagagtaggagtgtatctggaccggcctgctggctctctgtccttctacagagtgtccccaggtggaggagggtcctcagacacactgacacacctccacaccttctggtcctccttcacccaggaggacctcctcccggtggtggaggtagtggggtgggggtcctcagcctctctgtgtcggttgtag
- the LOC130378877 gene encoding NACHT, LRR and PYD domains-containing protein 3-like isoform X1, giving the protein MGDTTPTGLQSTMDEKIEEGGPTSKTALSGEHGRRSKAKSPEKQERADSPGPSCVSMKSDHSMRQPVTFKDGNQSIEKRRVQQQRADSPGPSCVSMKSDWSMRHPVTFKDGNQSIEKRHQERSKVTSAQSVQQHQTELEMKQEELADTLGGGSAAVECQHKMKSHLKKKFRCVFEGIAKAGQQTDLNDFYTEIFITERGSGEVNKEHEVRLIETASRKPAKEETPIRCEDIFKPLPGHDQPIRTMMTTGVAGIGKTVLTHKFTLDWAEGKTNRDIHFTFLLTFRELNLLKGKEFSLVELLHHLFIETKEAGICRYEGFQVAFILDGLDECRLPLDFQNNPIWTDVTKSTSVDVLLTNLIRGNLLPSARIWITTRPAAANQIPAECVDMVTEVRGFTDQQKEDYFRKRFREEKLASTIISHVKKSRSLHIMCHIPVFCWITATVLENIFKKSQIEEMPKTVTQMYSHFLRVQSIQGDRKYHGRSETDPEWSSESREIIVSLGKLAFNQLESGNLIFYEEDLAECGIDIRAASVYSGVFTQIFKEECGLCQDKVFCFVHLSLQEFLAALYVFRSFINTGVNLLTEEQPTSGEGKINLFYQSAVDKALQSENGHLDLFLRFLLGLSLETNQIVLRGLLGQTGNRSLITQIKQYLLGQTGRGSQEENSVTKKKTVSYIKKKIGGDLSQERTINLFHCLNELNDRSLVEEIQQSLTSGSLSRESLSPAQWSALVFILLTSEEEMEVFDLKKYSASEEGLLKLLPVIKASKRSLLNGCHLSETCCEALASVLSSNSSSLKELDLSTNDLKDSGMKLLSAGLGSPHCTLETLRLTGCHLSERCCEALASVLSSNSSSLRELDLSTNDLQDSGVKLLSAGLGSPHCTLETLSLSGCLVTQEGCASLALALSSNPSHLRELDLSYNHPGDSGAALLSAGLEDPRWRLDTLSVEHGGVWRLKPALKKYACDLTLDPNTAHRLLPLSEDNRKVTRGGEDQSYPDHPDRFDSRSQVLGREALTGRCYWEVEWEGGVGIGVTYRGITRRGQGDDSGLGGNNKSWVLYCLDGRYSAWYNGTQIVLPLRAAGSTRVGVYLDRPAGSLSFYRVSPGGGGSSDTLTHLHTFWSSFTQEDLLPVVEVVGWGSSASLCRL; this is encoded by the exons ATGGGGGATACCACTCCAACTG gtctccagtctactatggatgagaagatagaggaggggggtcctacctctaagaccgctctgtctggggaacatggccgccggagcaaagctaagag cccagagaaacaggagagagcagactcccctggacccagctgtgtctccatgaagagtgaccactctatgaGACAGCCTGTtacctttaaagatggaaatcagtctattgagaagag aagagtccagcagcaaagagcagactcccctggacccagctgtgtctccatgaagagtgactggtctatgaGACATCCTGTtacctttaaagatggaaatcagtctattgagaagag acaccaggagaggtcaaaggtcaccagtgctcagtctgtacagcagcatcaaacagagctggagATGAAACAGGAGGAACTGGCTGACACACTGGGgggcg GATCTGCTGCTGTTGAATGTCAACACAAAATGAAGTCtcatttgaagaagaagttcaggtgtgtgtttgagggaatcgctaaagcaggacaGCAAACAGATCTGAACgacttctacacagagatcttcatcacagagagaggcagtggagaggtcaacaaggaacatgaggtcagactgattgaaacagcttccaggaaaccagccaaggaagaaacaccaatcagatgtgaggacatctttaaacccttacctggacacgATCAACCAATAAGAACAatgatgacaactggagtggccggcattggtaaaaccgttttaacacacaagttcactctggactgggctgaaggcaaaaCCAACCgggacatacacttcacatttctcctcactttcagagagctgaatttactgaaagggaaagagtttagcttggtggaacttcttcatcacctctttattgagaccaaagaagcaggaatctgcagatacGAAGGGTTCCAAGTTGCCTTCATCTTGGATggactggatgagtgtcgacttcctctggacttccagaacaacccgatctggactgatgtcacaaagtccacctcggtggacgtgctgctgaccaacctcatcaggggcaacctgcttccctccgctcgcatctggataaccacacgccctgcggcagccaatcagatccctgctgagtgtgttgacatggtgacagaggtgagggggttcaccgaccaacagaaggaggactacttcaggaagagattcagagaggagaagctggccagcacaatcatctcccacgtcaagaaatcacgaagcctccacatcatgtgtcacatcccagtattctgttggatcactgctacagttctggagAACATCTTCAAAAAATCCCAGATcgaagagatgcccaagaccgtgactcagatgtacagccacttcctgagggttcagtccatacagggggacaggaagtaccatgggagatctgaaacagatccagaatggagttcagagagcagggagatcattgtttctctgggaaaacttgcttttaaccagctggagagtgGCAACCTGATCTTTTACGAGGAAGACCTGGCAGAGTGTGgcatcgatatcagagcagcctcagtgtactcaggagtgttcacccagatctttaaagaggagtgtgggctgtgccaggacaaggtgttctgctttgtccatctgagcctccaggagtttctggctgccctttatgtcttcaGGTCCTTTATCAACACTGGGGTCAATCTGCTCACAGAAGAACAGCCAACCTCCGGTGAAGGTAAAATCAACCTcttctaccagagtgctgtggacaaggccttacagagtgagaacggacacctggacttgttcctccgcttcctcctgggcctctctctggagaccaatcagattgtcctacgaggtctgctgggacagacaGGGAATAGATCACTGATCACTCAGATTAAACAATATCTGCTGGGACAGACAGGAAGGGGCTCACAAGAAGAAAACAGTGTCACCAAGAAGAaaacagtgtcttacatcaagaaGAAGATAGGTGGAGATCTCTCTCAAGAGAGAACCATCAActtgttccactgtctgaatgagctgaacgaccgttctctagtggaggagatccaacagtcgctgacatcaggaagtctctccagagaatctctttcacctgctcagtggtcagctctggtcttcatcttactgacatcagaagaaGAGATGGaagtgtttgacctgaagaaatactcagcttcagaggagggtcttctgaaGCTGCTGCCAGtgatcaaagcctccaaaagatctct gctgaatggctgtcatctgtcagagacatgctgtgaagctctggcctcagttctcagctccaactcctctagtttgaaagagctggacctgagtaccaatgatctgaaggattcaggaatgaagctgctctctgctggactggggagtccacactgtacactggaaactctcag gctgactggctgtcatctgtcagagagatgctgtgaagctctggcctcagttctcagctccaactcctctagtctgagagagctggacctgagtaccaacgatctgcaggattcaggagtgaagctgctctctgctggactggggagtccacactgtacactggaaactctcag cttgtctggctgcctggtcacacaggaaggctgtgcttctctggccttggctctgagctccaacccctcccatctgagagagctggacctgagctacaatcacccaggagactctggagctgcgctgctctctgctggactggaggatccacgctggagactggacactctcag tgtggagcacggtggagtgtggaggctgaaaccagctctaaagaagt atgcctgtgacctcacactggaccccaacacggcccacagactcctccctctgtctgaggacaacaggaaggtgacgcggggtggagaggaccagtcgtatccggatcacccagacagatttgactcccggagccaggtgttgggtagagaggctctgactggccgctgttactgggaggtagagtgggaaggaggggttggtataggagtgacatacagaggaatcacaaggagaggacaggGTGATGACAGCGggcttggagggaacaacaagtcctgggttctttattgtcttgatggtcgttactctgcctggtacaACGGTACACAGATAGTCCTCCCTCTCCGcgccgctggctccaccagagtaggagtgtatctggaccggcctgctggctctctgtccttctacagagtgtccccaggtggaggagggtcctcagacacactgacacacctccacaccttctggtcctccttcacccaggaggacctcctcccggtggtggaggtagtggggtgggggtcctcagcctctctgtgtcggttgtag
- the LOC130378877 gene encoding NACHT, LRR and PYD domains-containing protein 3-like isoform X2, with amino-acid sequence MGDTTPTGLQSTMDEKIEEGGPTSKTALSGEHGRRSKAKSPEKQERADSPGPSCVSMKSDHSMRQPVTFKDGNQSIEKRVQQQRADSPGPSCVSMKSDWSMRHPVTFKDGNQSIEKRHQERSKVTSAQSVQQHQTELEMKQEELADTLGGGSAAVECQHKMKSHLKKKFRCVFEGIAKAGQQTDLNDFYTEIFITERGSGEVNKEHEVRLIETASRKPAKEETPIRCEDIFKPLPGHDQPIRTMMTTGVAGIGKTVLTHKFTLDWAEGKTNRDIHFTFLLTFRELNLLKGKEFSLVELLHHLFIETKEAGICRYEGFQVAFILDGLDECRLPLDFQNNPIWTDVTKSTSVDVLLTNLIRGNLLPSARIWITTRPAAANQIPAECVDMVTEVRGFTDQQKEDYFRKRFREEKLASTIISHVKKSRSLHIMCHIPVFCWITATVLENIFKKSQIEEMPKTVTQMYSHFLRVQSIQGDRKYHGRSETDPEWSSESREIIVSLGKLAFNQLESGNLIFYEEDLAECGIDIRAASVYSGVFTQIFKEECGLCQDKVFCFVHLSLQEFLAALYVFRSFINTGVNLLTEEQPTSGEGKINLFYQSAVDKALQSENGHLDLFLRFLLGLSLETNQIVLRGLLGQTGNRSLITQIKQYLLGQTGRGSQEENSVTKKKTVSYIKKKIGGDLSQERTINLFHCLNELNDRSLVEEIQQSLTSGSLSRESLSPAQWSALVFILLTSEEEMEVFDLKKYSASEEGLLKLLPVIKASKRSLLNGCHLSETCCEALASVLSSNSSSLKELDLSTNDLKDSGMKLLSAGLGSPHCTLETLRLTGCHLSERCCEALASVLSSNSSSLRELDLSTNDLQDSGVKLLSAGLGSPHCTLETLSLSGCLVTQEGCASLALALSSNPSHLRELDLSYNHPGDSGAALLSAGLEDPRWRLDTLSVEHGGVWRLKPALKKYACDLTLDPNTAHRLLPLSEDNRKVTRGGEDQSYPDHPDRFDSRSQVLGREALTGRCYWEVEWEGGVGIGVTYRGITRRGQGDDSGLGGNNKSWVLYCLDGRYSAWYNGTQIVLPLRAAGSTRVGVYLDRPAGSLSFYRVSPGGGGSSDTLTHLHTFWSSFTQEDLLPVVEVVGWGSSASLCRL; translated from the exons ATGGGGGATACCACTCCAACTG gtctccagtctactatggatgagaagatagaggaggggggtcctacctctaagaccgctctgtctggggaacatggccgccggagcaaagctaagag cccagagaaacaggagagagcagactcccctggacccagctgtgtctccatgaagagtgaccactctatgaGACAGCCTGTtacctttaaagatggaaatcagtctattgagaagag agtccagcagcaaagagcagactcccctggacccagctgtgtctccatgaagagtgactggtctatgaGACATCCTGTtacctttaaagatggaaatcagtctattgagaagag acaccaggagaggtcaaaggtcaccagtgctcagtctgtacagcagcatcaaacagagctggagATGAAACAGGAGGAACTGGCTGACACACTGGGgggcg GATCTGCTGCTGTTGAATGTCAACACAAAATGAAGTCtcatttgaagaagaagttcaggtgtgtgtttgagggaatcgctaaagcaggacaGCAAACAGATCTGAACgacttctacacagagatcttcatcacagagagaggcagtggagaggtcaacaaggaacatgaggtcagactgattgaaacagcttccaggaaaccagccaaggaagaaacaccaatcagatgtgaggacatctttaaacccttacctggacacgATCAACCAATAAGAACAatgatgacaactggagtggccggcattggtaaaaccgttttaacacacaagttcactctggactgggctgaaggcaaaaCCAACCgggacatacacttcacatttctcctcactttcagagagctgaatttactgaaagggaaagagtttagcttggtggaacttcttcatcacctctttattgagaccaaagaagcaggaatctgcagatacGAAGGGTTCCAAGTTGCCTTCATCTTGGATggactggatgagtgtcgacttcctctggacttccagaacaacccgatctggactgatgtcacaaagtccacctcggtggacgtgctgctgaccaacctcatcaggggcaacctgcttccctccgctcgcatctggataaccacacgccctgcggcagccaatcagatccctgctgagtgtgttgacatggtgacagaggtgagggggttcaccgaccaacagaaggaggactacttcaggaagagattcagagaggagaagctggccagcacaatcatctcccacgtcaagaaatcacgaagcctccacatcatgtgtcacatcccagtattctgttggatcactgctacagttctggagAACATCTTCAAAAAATCCCAGATcgaagagatgcccaagaccgtgactcagatgtacagccacttcctgagggttcagtccatacagggggacaggaagtaccatgggagatctgaaacagatccagaatggagttcagagagcagggagatcattgtttctctgggaaaacttgcttttaaccagctggagagtgGCAACCTGATCTTTTACGAGGAAGACCTGGCAGAGTGTGgcatcgatatcagagcagcctcagtgtactcaggagtgttcacccagatctttaaagaggagtgtgggctgtgccaggacaaggtgttctgctttgtccatctgagcctccaggagtttctggctgccctttatgtcttcaGGTCCTTTATCAACACTGGGGTCAATCTGCTCACAGAAGAACAGCCAACCTCCGGTGAAGGTAAAATCAACCTcttctaccagagtgctgtggacaaggccttacagagtgagaacggacacctggacttgttcctccgcttcctcctgggcctctctctggagaccaatcagattgtcctacgaggtctgctgggacagacaGGGAATAGATCACTGATCACTCAGATTAAACAATATCTGCTGGGACAGACAGGAAGGGGCTCACAAGAAGAAAACAGTGTCACCAAGAAGAaaacagtgtcttacatcaagaaGAAGATAGGTGGAGATCTCTCTCAAGAGAGAACCATCAActtgttccactgtctgaatgagctgaacgaccgttctctagtggaggagatccaacagtcgctgacatcaggaagtctctccagagaatctctttcacctgctcagtggtcagctctggtcttcatcttactgacatcagaagaaGAGATGGaagtgtttgacctgaagaaatactcagcttcagaggagggtcttctgaaGCTGCTGCCAGtgatcaaagcctccaaaagatctct gctgaatggctgtcatctgtcagagacatgctgtgaagctctggcctcagttctcagctccaactcctctagtttgaaagagctggacctgagtaccaatgatctgaaggattcaggaatgaagctgctctctgctggactggggagtccacactgtacactggaaactctcag gctgactggctgtcatctgtcagagagatgctgtgaagctctggcctcagttctcagctccaactcctctagtctgagagagctggacctgagtaccaacgatctgcaggattcaggagtgaagctgctctctgctggactggggagtccacactgtacactggaaactctcag cttgtctggctgcctggtcacacaggaaggctgtgcttctctggccttggctctgagctccaacccctcccatctgagagagctggacctgagctacaatcacccaggagactctggagctgcgctgctctctgctggactggaggatccacgctggagactggacactctcag tgtggagcacggtggagtgtggaggctgaaaccagctctaaagaagt atgcctgtgacctcacactggaccccaacacggcccacagactcctccctctgtctgaggacaacaggaaggtgacgcggggtggagaggaccagtcgtatccggatcacccagacagatttgactcccggagccaggtgttgggtagagaggctctgactggccgctgttactgggaggtagagtgggaaggaggggttggtataggagtgacatacagaggaatcacaaggagaggacaggGTGATGACAGCGggcttggagggaacaacaagtcctgggttctttattgtcttgatggtcgttactctgcctggtacaACGGTACACAGATAGTCCTCCCTCTCCGcgccgctggctccaccagagtaggagtgtatctggaccggcctgctggctctctgtccttctacagagtgtccccaggtggaggagggtcctcagacacactgacacacctccacaccttctggtcctccttcacccaggaggacctcctcccggtggtggaggtagtggggtgggggtcctcagcctctctgtgtcggttgtag